A DNA window from Micromonospora sp. NBC_01739 contains the following coding sequences:
- the ispG gene encoding flavodoxin-dependent (E)-4-hydroxy-3-methylbut-2-enyl-diphosphate synthase — translation MTAVRLGMPAVPPPPLAPRRASRQIMVGSVPVGGGAPVSVQSMTTTLTADVNATLQQIAELTASGCQIVRVAVPSQDDVEALPAIARKSQIPVIADIHFQPKYVFAAIDAGCAAVRVNPGNIRQFDDKVKEIAAAASAAGTPIRIGVNAGSLDKRLLAKYGKATAEALVESALWECSLFEEHGFRDIKISVKHNDPVVMIRAYRQLAAQCDYPLHLGVTEAGPAFQGTIKSAVAFGALLAEGIGDTIRVSLSAPPVEEIKVGNQILESLGLRERGLEIVSCPSCGRAQVDVYKLAEEVTAGLEGLPVPLRVAVMGCVVNGPGEAREADLGVASGNGKGQIFVKGQVIKTVPEGQIVETLIEEALRLADEMGAELPEDLRGLLPGATVSVH, via the coding sequence GGTCGGTTCGGTGCCGGTCGGTGGGGGTGCCCCGGTCTCCGTGCAGTCGATGACCACCACCCTGACCGCCGACGTCAACGCCACTCTCCAGCAGATCGCCGAGCTGACCGCCTCCGGCTGCCAGATCGTCCGGGTGGCGGTGCCCAGCCAGGACGACGTGGAGGCCCTGCCGGCGATCGCCCGCAAGTCGCAGATCCCGGTCATCGCCGACATCCACTTCCAGCCGAAGTACGTCTTCGCCGCGATCGACGCCGGCTGCGCGGCGGTACGGGTCAACCCGGGCAACATCCGGCAGTTCGACGACAAGGTCAAGGAGATCGCGGCAGCGGCCTCCGCCGCCGGTACCCCGATCCGGATCGGGGTCAACGCCGGTTCCCTGGACAAGCGGCTGCTCGCCAAGTACGGCAAGGCCACCGCCGAGGCCCTGGTCGAGTCGGCGCTGTGGGAGTGCTCCCTGTTCGAGGAGCACGGCTTCCGGGACATCAAGATCTCGGTCAAGCACAACGACCCCGTGGTGATGATCCGGGCGTACCGGCAGCTCGCCGCGCAGTGCGACTACCCCCTGCACCTGGGGGTCACCGAGGCCGGCCCGGCCTTCCAGGGCACCATCAAGTCGGCGGTCGCCTTCGGCGCCCTGCTGGCCGAGGGGATCGGCGACACCATCCGGGTGTCCCTGTCCGCGCCGCCGGTCGAGGAGATCAAGGTCGGCAACCAGATCCTGGAGTCCCTGGGGCTGCGTGAGCGCGGCCTGGAGATCGTCTCCTGCCCCTCCTGCGGGCGGGCCCAGGTGGACGTCTACAAGCTCGCCGAGGAGGTCACCGCCGGCCTGGAGGGGCTGCCGGTGCCGCTGCGGGTGGCCGTGATGGGCTGTGTCGTCAACGGTCCCGGTGAGGCCCGTGAGGCCGACCTGGGGGTGGCCTCCGGCAACGGCAAGGGCCAGATCTTCGTCAAGGGCCAGGTCATCAAGACCGTGCCCGAGGGGCAGATCGTGGAGACCCTCATCGAGGAGGCGCTACGGCTGGCCGACGAGATGGGCGCCGAACTGCCCGAGGACCTGCGCGGCCTGCTCCCCGGCGCCACCGTCAGCGTCCACTGA